In Halovivax gelatinilyticus, the following are encoded in one genomic region:
- a CDS encoding GMP synthase subunit A, whose protein sequence is MTKIVVVDNHGQFTHLEQRALRDLGIETDLVDNETPPSAVDADGIVLSGGPDMEQIGESPAYLEADVPVLGICLGMQLMATELPGGSVGSGDYGGYADVSVDIIDEDDPLVGSLAPKTRVWASHADEVTSVPDGFERTATSDVCEIEAMSNREKDLYGVQWHPEVAHTERGEEVLQNFLEICTSP, encoded by the coding sequence ATGACGAAGATCGTGGTCGTCGACAACCACGGCCAGTTTACGCACTTAGAGCAGCGCGCGCTGCGCGACCTCGGAATCGAGACCGACCTCGTCGACAACGAGACGCCGCCGTCGGCCGTCGATGCGGACGGAATCGTCCTCTCGGGCGGACCGGATATGGAACAGATCGGCGAGAGTCCGGCGTACCTCGAAGCCGACGTCCCGGTTCTCGGCATCTGTCTCGGCATGCAACTCATGGCGACCGAACTTCCCGGCGGTTCAGTCGGAAGCGGCGACTACGGCGGCTACGCGGACGTTTCCGTCGACATCATAGACGAGGACGATCCGCTCGTCGGGTCGCTCGCCCCGAAGACGCGCGTCTGGGCCAGCCACGCCGACGAGGTGACGAGCGTTCCCGACGGGTTCGAACGGACGGCGACCAGCGACGTCTGCGAAATCGAAGCGATGAGCAACCGCGAGAAAGATCTCTACGGCGTCCAGTGGCACCCGGAAGTAGCTCACACCGAACGCGGCGAAGAGGTCCTTCAGAACTTTCTCGAGATCTGTACGTCACCGTAA
- the pan1 gene encoding proteasome-activating nucleotidase Pan1, with translation MTDTVDDVELPYEDETSQQEKIRALEDRLEIVEAQNEEMRDKLLDANAENNKYQQKLERLSHENKKLKQSPLFVATVQEMTDDGVIIKQHGNNQEALTEVTDEMREELAPDDRVAVNNSLSIVKSLTSETDVRARVMEVTESPDVGYEDIGGLEDQLQEVRETVEMPLDRPEMFEDVGIDPPSGVLLYGPPGTGKTMLAKAVANKTDATFIKMAGSELVHKFIGEGAKLVRDLFDVAREHEPAVLFIDEIDAIAAKRTESKTSGDAEVQRTMMQLLSEMDGFEERGEIRIIAATNRFDMLDRAILRPGRFDRLIEVPKPDEQGRELIFEIHTRNMNVDDDVDFATLASETVDASGADVKAICTEAGMFAIRDDRTTITTEDFYDAWEKVNAESEDVGDVSKTFA, from the coding sequence ATGACCGATACTGTGGATGACGTGGAGCTCCCCTATGAGGACGAGACGTCCCAACAGGAGAAAATACGGGCGCTCGAGGACCGCCTCGAAATCGTCGAGGCGCAAAACGAGGAGATGCGGGACAAACTCCTCGACGCGAACGCTGAGAACAACAAATACCAGCAAAAACTCGAACGGCTCTCACACGAGAACAAGAAACTCAAACAGTCTCCATTGTTCGTCGCGACTGTTCAGGAGATGACCGACGACGGCGTCATCATCAAGCAACACGGAAACAACCAGGAGGCGCTGACCGAGGTCACCGACGAGATGCGCGAGGAGTTAGCTCCAGACGACCGCGTCGCCGTGAACAACTCGCTTTCTATCGTCAAGTCGCTCACGAGCGAAACGGACGTCAGAGCCCGCGTGATGGAAGTAACTGAAAGTCCGGACGTCGGCTACGAGGACATCGGCGGACTCGAAGACCAGCTTCAGGAAGTAAGAGAGACGGTCGAAATGCCCCTCGATCGTCCGGAGATGTTCGAAGACGTCGGGATCGACCCACCGTCCGGCGTCCTCCTCTACGGCCCGCCGGGGACCGGAAAGACGATGCTCGCAAAGGCCGTCGCGAACAAGACCGACGCGACGTTCATCAAGATGGCCGGTTCCGAACTCGTTCACAAGTTCATCGGCGAGGGTGCGAAACTCGTTCGCGACCTCTTCGACGTCGCCCGCGAACACGAGCCCGCCGTTCTGTTCATCGACGAGATCGACGCTATCGCAGCGAAGCGAACCGAGTCGAAGACCTCAGGCGACGCCGAGGTCCAGCGGACGATGATGCAACTGCTCTCCGAGATGGACGGATTCGAAGAACGCGGTGAGATTCGCATCATCGCGGCCACGAATCGATTCGACATGCTCGATCGGGCGATCCTCCGACCCGGCCGGTTCGACCGGCTGATCGAAGTGCCGAAACCCGACGAACAGGGCCGCGAACTCATCTTCGAGATCCACACGCGCAACATGAACGTCGACGACGACGTCGACTTCGCGACGCTCGCGAGCGAGACCGTAGACGCCTCCGGTGCGGACGTCAAGGCGATCTGTACCGAAGCCGGTATGTTCGCCATTCGGGACGACCGAACGACGATCACGACCGAAGATTTCTACGACGCCTGGGAGAAGGTAAACGCCGAATCGGAAGACGTTGGCGACGTCTCGAAAACCTTCGCGTAA
- a CDS encoding MarR family transcriptional regulator encodes MSASEALQQSTESGGTWEDVRDLPPSAKLVAKVLEYNETLSQQQLAEETLLPARTVRYAISRLDEADVIESRFSFTDARKRVYRLDIES; translated from the coding sequence ATGAGTGCATCAGAGGCGCTACAGCAGTCGACCGAATCGGGTGGAACGTGGGAGGACGTACGCGACTTACCGCCGAGTGCGAAGCTCGTCGCGAAGGTTCTCGAGTACAACGAGACGCTCTCACAGCAGCAATTGGCCGAAGAAACCTTACTCCCCGCACGCACGGTGCGGTACGCGATCAGCCGGCTGGACGAGGCTGACGTCATCGAATCCCGGTTCTCGTTTACCGACGCCAGAAAACGCGTCTACCGCCTGGATATCGAGTCCTGA
- the mre11 gene encoding DNA double-strand break repair protein Mre11 translates to MTRVIHTGDTHIGYQQYNSPDRRRDFLRAFEAVASAAIDGDVDAVVHAGDLFHDRRPGLVDLQGTIDVLRRLADADVPFLAIVGNHETKRDAQWLDLFEDLDLATRLGPDPVVVGDVAFYGLDFVPRSRREHLNYEFDEAPADVSGTALVAHGLFEPFAHADWDTEAVLSESTVDFDAMLLGDNHAPDTATVADTWVTYCGSTERASASERDPRGYNLVTFEDEVSITRRALEDTRDFVFVDVELEPGEGVDRVRERLGQHDLSETVTIVTIEGDGEPVSPATVEAFAFERDALVARANDRRDLAEDATEHQVTFADPDSAVTDRLRELDCSDGALAIDATVRDETVADSNVRESVERTVRDALTQSGLSFVDVHEMLDDDSPTVTEPAGAETAPSDSASEGDPDEQTDPPNPDRPDAEGEPTTGSDGSTRPAADADPVEPTDGDGDGDSPTDGSSRNEDDGQVSIGDFS, encoded by the coding sequence ATGACGCGGGTGATTCACACGGGCGATACTCACATCGGGTATCAACAGTACAATTCGCCCGATCGACGTCGCGACTTTCTTCGGGCATTCGAGGCGGTCGCCTCGGCAGCGATCGACGGTGACGTCGATGCTGTCGTCCACGCCGGGGATCTCTTCCACGACCGGCGACCCGGTCTCGTCGATCTTCAGGGAACGATCGACGTACTCAGACGACTGGCCGACGCGGACGTTCCGTTTCTCGCGATCGTCGGCAATCACGAGACCAAGCGAGACGCACAGTGGCTCGATCTCTTCGAAGATCTCGATCTCGCGACCCGCCTCGGTCCGGATCCGGTCGTCGTCGGCGACGTCGCGTTCTACGGTCTCGATTTCGTCCCGCGATCGCGTCGCGAGCACCTGAACTACGAGTTCGACGAGGCGCCCGCGGACGTCTCTGGGACGGCGCTCGTCGCACACGGTCTGTTCGAGCCGTTCGCACACGCTGACTGGGACACGGAGGCGGTTCTTTCAGAATCGACGGTCGACTTCGACGCGATGTTGCTCGGCGACAATCACGCCCCCGACACGGCGACGGTCGCCGACACCTGGGTGACCTATTGCGGATCGACCGAGCGCGCGAGCGCGAGCGAGCGGGATCCGCGCGGCTACAATCTCGTCACGTTCGAAGACGAGGTTTCGATCACGCGGCGAGCGCTCGAAGACACTCGCGATTTCGTCTTCGTCGACGTCGAACTCGAACCTGGTGAGGGTGTCGATCGGGTCCGCGAACGTCTGGGACAGCACGATCTCTCGGAGACGGTCACCATCGTAACGATCGAGGGTGACGGCGAACCGGTCTCACCGGCCACTGTCGAAGCGTTCGCCTTCGAGCGCGACGCGCTCGTCGCACGGGCGAACGACCGTCGCGACCTCGCCGAGGACGCGACCGAACATCAGGTGACGTTCGCGGATCCCGATTCTGCGGTCACCGATCGGTTGCGCGAACTCGACTGTAGCGACGGCGCCCTGGCCATCGACGCGACCGTCCGCGACGAGACGGTCGCCGACTCGAACGTCAGGGAGTCCGTCGAGCGAACGGTTCGCGACGCCCTTACCCAGAGTGGTCTGTCGTTCGTCGACGTCCACGAGATGCTCGACGACGATTCACCGACTGTCACCGAACCGGCTGGTGCGGAGACGGCGCCGTCGGATTCGGCTTCTGAGGGCGATCCGGACGAACAAACTGACCCACCGAATCCAGATCGACCCGATGCGGAGGGGGAGCCGACCACGGGCTCGGACGGGTCGACACGGCCGGCAGCCGACGCCGACCCCGTCGAACCGACGGACGGCGATGGGGACGGCGACTCACCGACAGACGGGTCGTCCCGGAACGAAGACGACGGGCAGGTTTCTATCGGTGATTTCTCGTGA
- the rad50 gene encoding DNA double-strand break repair ATPase Rad50 has translation MKVTRLALGNFKCYEEAELSLASGVTVVHGVNGSGKSTLLEAVFFALYGSKALDDRTLADVVTTGADASEVSLTFTHAGDSYRLDRHLSRRDDRATTTKCTLETPDGTIDGARDVRAYVTDLLRMDATAFVNCAYVRQGEVNKLIHASPGERQDMIDELLQLGALETYRERASEARLGVSDVLDEVRGEASTLDEQIESKAQKELPERLNALETELSDVESEIDRFDEQRESALETKANAQEVIDSHEETRTELEELTETIDDLREKITQTESERSDAADRLSTLESRRRELDEEIETIRSSIEGDLSDESAIVDRLESLEARDDALRNELEEKRLAISETKGTIEQRRERADQLEADATNAREEAAELTEKIETEREAIDERVSKLEALDEELQTHRERFEDAPVEPGGAEALLESLTEERSERREELSERNAERKTVETSIEEAEALLEAGKCPECAQSVEESPHVSHLDDDRERLSTIEAECESIEETIDELSDRIDQAEQLRDAERRIDRLGENRESISQLLAEKREAVEERVEKRESLLEATEEYDASASKRREEADELESSIETLRDELGELNKRRADVRDTRERVETLRSTLTSREDVRREIESIRERRADWKTMNDERRSQLSTARERRSELESAFDESRIEAARSDRQKAESYIERVDEKLATLRSRRDELQNAIGAVENELDELSSLRDRRESVDDRLDSLEALYDEAHSLQELYADLRAELRQRNVETLERMLNETFELIYQNDSYAGIDLDGSYRLTVYQKDGEPLDPDQLSGGERALFNLSLRCAIYRLLAEGVEGSAPLPPLILDEPTVFLDSGHVSQLVSLVETMRGLGVEQIVLVSHDEELVGAADDLVHVRKDATTNRSTIETRDPNEADRVLASLSE, from the coding sequence GTGAAGGTGACTCGACTCGCCCTGGGTAACTTCAAGTGTTACGAAGAGGCAGAGCTATCGCTCGCATCGGGCGTGACGGTCGTCCACGGCGTCAACGGGAGCGGAAAGTCGACCTTGCTCGAGGCCGTATTCTTCGCGCTGTACGGTTCGAAAGCGCTCGACGATCGAACGCTGGCCGACGTCGTGACCACCGGTGCGGACGCCTCTGAGGTGTCGTTGACGTTCACACACGCTGGCGATTCCTATCGACTCGACCGCCACCTCTCGCGACGCGACGACCGCGCGACGACGACGAAGTGTACGCTCGAGACGCCGGACGGGACGATCGACGGCGCGCGCGACGTTCGGGCGTACGTAACCGACCTCCTCCGCATGGACGCCACCGCGTTCGTCAACTGTGCGTACGTCCGTCAGGGGGAGGTGAACAAGCTCATCCACGCCTCTCCGGGCGAGCGCCAGGATATGATCGACGAATTGCTCCAACTCGGCGCGCTGGAAACGTATCGAGAGCGGGCGAGCGAGGCCCGTCTCGGCGTCTCCGACGTTCTCGACGAGGTTCGCGGCGAAGCGAGCACACTCGACGAACAGATCGAATCGAAAGCACAAAAGGAACTTCCGGAGCGACTCAACGCGCTCGAAACTGAACTGTCGGACGTCGAATCGGAGATCGATCGGTTCGACGAACAGCGAGAATCGGCGCTCGAAACGAAAGCGAACGCCCAGGAGGTAATTGACTCTCACGAGGAGACCCGAACCGAACTCGAGGAACTGACCGAGACGATCGATGATCTACGCGAGAAGATTACGCAGACGGAATCCGAGCGATCGGACGCCGCCGATCGCCTCTCGACGCTCGAATCGCGCCGTCGCGAACTCGACGAGGAGATCGAGACGATCCGCTCGTCCATCGAGGGTGATCTCTCCGACGAATCGGCGATCGTCGACCGACTGGAGTCACTCGAAGCGCGCGACGACGCGCTTCGAAACGAGTTAGAGGAAAAACGGCTCGCGATCAGCGAGACCAAGGGAACGATCGAACAACGCAGAGAGCGCGCAGACCAGCTCGAAGCCGACGCGACGAACGCGCGAGAGGAGGCAGCTGAGCTCACCGAAAAGATCGAAACCGAACGCGAAGCGATCGACGAACGCGTCTCGAAACTCGAAGCACTGGACGAAGAACTCCAGACCCACCGTGAGCGCTTCGAAGACGCGCCCGTCGAACCCGGCGGAGCCGAAGCGTTACTCGAATCGCTCACCGAGGAGCGATCGGAGCGACGGGAGGAGTTGAGCGAGCGCAATGCCGAACGAAAAACGGTCGAAACGTCGATCGAAGAAGCCGAGGCGCTTCTGGAGGCTGGAAAGTGTCCCGAGTGTGCCCAATCCGTCGAGGAGTCGCCTCACGTTTCCCATCTCGACGACGACCGCGAACGATTATCGACCATCGAGGCCGAGTGTGAGTCCATTGAGGAGACGATTGACGAACTCTCGGATCGCATCGACCAGGCCGAGCAACTCCGCGATGCGGAGCGTCGGATCGACCGACTTGGGGAAAATCGCGAGTCGATCTCGCAGCTGCTCGCCGAGAAACGGGAGGCGGTCGAAGAGCGCGTCGAGAAACGAGAGTCGTTGCTAGAAGCCACAGAGGAATACGACGCGTCCGCGAGTAAGCGGCGTGAGGAGGCCGACGAACTCGAATCGTCGATCGAGACGCTCCGGGACGAACTCGGCGAACTGAACAAACGCCGCGCAGACGTTCGTGACACTCGCGAACGCGTCGAGACGCTCCGGTCGACGCTGACGTCTCGTGAGGACGTTCGTCGGGAGATCGAGTCGATACGCGAACGCCGCGCCGACTGGAAGACGATGAACGACGAGCGCCGGTCACAGCTCTCTACGGCCAGAGAGCGCAGATCGGAACTGGAATCGGCGTTCGACGAATCGCGCATCGAGGCCGCCCGCTCCGACCGACAAAAGGCCGAGTCGTACATCGAGCGAGTCGACGAGAAGTTGGCAACGCTTCGGTCGCGCCGAGACGAATTACAGAACGCGATCGGAGCGGTCGAGAACGAACTCGATGAGCTCTCGTCGTTACGCGACCGGCGCGAGTCGGTGGACGACCGTCTCGATTCGCTCGAGGCGCTGTACGACGAGGCCCACTCGCTACAGGAACTGTACGCCGACCTCAGGGCGGAACTCCGTCAGCGAAACGTCGAGACGTTAGAGCGCATGTTGAACGAGACGTTCGAACTGATCTATCAGAACGACTCGTACGCCGGGATCGATCTGGACGGCTCCTATCGACTCACCGTCTACCAGAAGGACGGGGAACCGCTCGATCCGGATCAGTTATCCGGCGGTGAACGAGCGCTCTTCAACCTGAGTCTGCGGTGTGCGATTTATCGATTACTCGCCGAAGGTGTCGAGGGATCAGCGCCGTTACCGCCGCTCATCCTGGACGAACCGACCGTGTTCCTCGATTCCGGACACGTGAGCCAGCTCGTCTCGCTCGTCGAGACGATGCGAGGACTCGGTGTCGAACAGATCGTCCTCGTCAGTCACGACGAAGAACTGGTGGGCGCAGCCGACGACCTGGTCCACGTACGAAAAGACGCGACGACGAATCGATCGACGATCGAAACTCGCGATCCGAACGAGGCCGACCGCGTCCTCGCGTCGCTGTCCGAGTAA
- a CDS encoding DUF7346 family protein, with product MKTVRDDRGTEYLLLKRSEEASLVRNPETGTECYVGNDRLEPADGESSLEIAALAVPDPVRSLVTTVHDSQSLGLLCVLDADGPYSIRWLLESTDLCESDLSGMLASLRMNGFVEETTVDGERGYRTTERCTEALNALSNTGGPSEE from the coding sequence ATGAAGACCGTACGTGACGACCGCGGAACCGAATACCTCCTTCTCAAACGGTCCGAGGAAGCGAGTCTCGTCCGCAACCCTGAAACGGGAACCGAGTGCTACGTCGGAAACGATCGACTGGAACCCGCTGATGGCGAATCATCGCTCGAAATCGCCGCACTCGCCGTACCCGATCCAGTGCGAAGCCTCGTTACGACCGTCCACGATAGCCAAAGCCTGGGACTGCTCTGTGTGCTCGACGCCGACGGGCCGTACTCGATACGATGGCTCCTCGAATCGACGGACCTCTGTGAAAGCGATTTGAGCGGCATGCTGGCCTCACTCCGGATGAACGGATTCGTCGAAGAGACGACAGTCGACGGAGAGCGCGGCTACCGAACGACAGAGCGCTGTACCGAGGCCCTCAACGCGCTATCGAACACAGGCGGACCCTCAGAAGAGTAG
- a CDS encoding DUF7322 domain-containing protein encodes MGNDDFDLDPSAHEPDEWDPESDLHDPAADGLTIPSVSTDESDAPKEVVQAFWSVVLIVNVAVLFVSLGPMLVYFLGWYQRGFALIAGGIVLFGLAYRRYRRFMRESESNANIESLSSDPGDPDTAPASAEETTIDDESDTQQ; translated from the coding sequence GTGGGAAACGACGACTTCGATCTGGATCCGAGCGCTCACGAACCCGACGAGTGGGACCCGGAGTCGGACCTGCACGATCCGGCTGCCGACGGACTGACGATTCCGAGCGTTTCGACCGACGAATCGGACGCACCCAAAGAGGTCGTTCAGGCGTTCTGGTCGGTGGTTTTGATCGTGAACGTCGCCGTGTTGTTCGTCTCGCTCGGCCCGATGCTCGTCTACTTTCTGGGCTGGTACCAGCGCGGATTCGCGCTTATCGCCGGCGGAATCGTTCTCTTCGGACTCGCGTATCGCCGATATCGACGATTTATGCGCGAGAGCGAATCGAATGCCAACATCGAATCCCTCTCGTCCGACCCGGGTGATCCCGATACAGCCCCAGCGTCTGCAGAGGAAACGACAATCGACGACGAATCTGATACCCAACAATGA
- a CDS encoding DUF7331 family protein, which yields MTTVSTRINDDVADERESTEELARLPSIDSYETDEGIVFYDTENPLAWVETDRTLCLADLV from the coding sequence GTGACTACAGTGTCTACCCGCATCAACGACGACGTGGCCGACGAGCGGGAATCGACCGAAGAGCTGGCCCGCCTGCCCAGCATCGACTCGTACGAAACCGACGAGGGGATCGTATTCTACGACACAGAGAATCCCCTCGCGTGGGTAGAGACCGACCGGACACTGTGTCTGGCCGATCTCGTCTGA